From Permianibacter aggregans, a single genomic window includes:
- a CDS encoding putative Ig domain-containing protein: protein MDEKVTFSLEEGPSALSITEEGYLSWTVTPADIGQHSVTIKATDVQGAFDTQSFLIYVLAPINQPPKFSSLPSQLVLQPGNVWQYPATAIDPENEPLVFSIDEAPEGFQVNAQTGFFYWLPVPEQAGQHRIIIRVQDPHGEMDTQQFSLAVNLGEEFWPPVIVSKPVQQTFVGATYRYPVIATDPDSPNLAFELLESVPGMSISQDSGEVLWTVPTDQLTGTIRITIKVSDERGQSDQQQYLLQVFRPNRAPSFVSLPPHVVTEQTRFRYDAKAVDPDVGDVLQYGFSLLNTNASINPETGVFHWQPDNRLAETVSLAHEYCMSDAPAEGVLDPVQKWRWQGVDGNSANADVFGPPMIAQLTDDNGDQVIDQRDTPDLVFIERRTNWLTAIDGATGKQHWVSKTIKLNGLGSVAVADIDGDGKVEIVATNESRNALHAFDHQGVLKWTAATGPTKTSPRDGISIADLDGDGQPEILHGARVFSHQGQLLWSGHQDSGGLESYGVLSIAADIDLDGKQEVIAGRTVYRHDGQVWWHRGDISAGSGMNAVGNFDQDDEAEIVLVASGQVYLLDSNGTTIWGPVAIPGGGIGGPPTVADFDGDGEPEIGVAGYSRYVVFETDGSIKWTAPVEDYSSNRTGSSVFDFEGDGRAEVLYADEKFFRVYDGETGLVRYQLANTSGTTLEYPLVVDIDNDNQAEIVLPSNESNTRGIRVLESASGSWVPTRDLWNQHAYAITNINDDGSIPRVPERSWLRHNTFRLNAFLDRPARALADLHVGNLQLLKAGQYYQVEATVRNRGTKPSSASTVVFRMDEGLPAVLEVSSAPIPGLNAGESIQVKSRLLTAQELKAYVMVQVDEAQLVAECAENNNTAGAALFHIHATDPGQLSDQQVFLVRVMQDNRAPAFVSTPPLQAQALTHYRYKPEVHDDNAGDSLVFTLKQAPNGMRINRETGELRWTPTNADVGQHEVELEAKDLTGATALQRFSMMVSSYVGPNREPVILSAPLTEARVNTAYEYQLQAWDEDGDALTYVFGVVPAGMTITDSGKIQWIPSLPQLGDNAVAVAVGDSKGGVAVQTFVVNVSGDLTNRAPVISPASYRAARVNEAWQYQVQAADPDGDALYFSLSQAPSGMFIDNSGLLQWTPSSSAVGDHSIVLRVTDGKGGQATTSFVLPVSQTVNLGNQPPAITSTPSQLIDQGNSYQYQLMATDSDGDLLSYQLLQAPEGMHIDANGLIQWTPQVGQIGEVMVRVQVTDGRGGIVTQTFNIVVRDPQAANNAPVIHSAPKTSVKIGQSYQYVVSASDPDGDNLVYSLGNVPAGMSINEATGVITWTPQNNQVGIHRIVVNVADGKGGQTEQRFDLYATAVAAANRRRCR, encoded by the coding sequence GTGGACGAGAAGGTCACCTTTTCGCTAGAAGAGGGGCCCAGTGCGCTGTCTATCACTGAAGAGGGATATTTAAGCTGGACGGTAACGCCGGCTGATATCGGTCAGCATTCGGTAACCATCAAAGCGACGGACGTGCAAGGCGCTTTCGACACCCAATCATTTCTCATTTATGTCTTGGCGCCGATCAATCAGCCCCCCAAATTTTCCAGCCTTCCTTCACAATTGGTTTTACAACCGGGAAACGTTTGGCAATACCCAGCAACAGCGATAGATCCTGAAAACGAACCTTTGGTGTTCAGCATTGATGAAGCGCCTGAAGGCTTTCAAGTGAACGCGCAGACCGGCTTTTTCTATTGGCTACCTGTGCCCGAGCAAGCCGGTCAGCATCGAATAATAATTCGGGTGCAAGATCCGCATGGTGAAATGGATACCCAACAGTTTTCGCTGGCAGTCAATCTCGGTGAAGAGTTTTGGCCCCCGGTTATTGTCAGTAAGCCAGTGCAACAGACTTTCGTTGGCGCCACCTATCGCTATCCGGTAATTGCAACCGATCCGGACTCTCCGAATTTGGCCTTTGAGTTGCTAGAGTCGGTACCGGGAATGTCAATCAGTCAGGACTCCGGTGAAGTGCTGTGGACGGTTCCAACAGACCAGTTAACCGGCACCATACGTATCACGATTAAAGTGAGTGATGAGCGAGGACAATCTGATCAGCAGCAATACTTGCTGCAGGTCTTCCGTCCGAATCGGGCACCATCATTCGTTTCATTACCGCCTCATGTGGTAACGGAGCAGACTCGTTTTCGCTATGACGCCAAGGCCGTTGATCCGGATGTCGGTGATGTTTTGCAGTACGGTTTTTCGTTACTCAATACCAACGCCAGCATCAATCCTGAAACCGGCGTTTTCCATTGGCAACCGGATAATCGACTGGCGGAAACGGTGTCGCTAGCACACGAGTATTGCATGAGCGATGCACCGGCTGAAGGGGTCTTGGACCCTGTACAGAAGTGGCGCTGGCAAGGTGTCGATGGTAACAGCGCCAACGCGGACGTATTCGGGCCACCGATGATAGCTCAACTGACCGACGACAATGGCGACCAGGTTATCGATCAACGAGACACTCCGGATTTGGTTTTCATTGAACGACGGACCAATTGGCTCACGGCCATTGACGGTGCCACCGGAAAGCAGCATTGGGTGAGCAAAACCATAAAGCTTAATGGCTTGGGTAGCGTGGCGGTGGCGGATATCGACGGCGACGGAAAGGTGGAAATTGTTGCCACCAATGAAAGTCGCAATGCACTTCACGCATTCGATCACCAAGGTGTATTGAAATGGACGGCCGCGACCGGGCCAACGAAAACCTCACCTCGTGACGGCATTTCGATTGCCGACTTGGATGGCGACGGCCAGCCAGAAATTCTGCATGGTGCGCGAGTGTTCTCCCATCAAGGTCAATTGCTGTGGAGTGGTCATCAGGATAGCGGCGGTTTGGAAAGTTACGGAGTGCTCTCCATTGCTGCAGATATTGATCTCGATGGCAAGCAAGAGGTTATTGCGGGAAGAACCGTATACCGACACGATGGTCAGGTGTGGTGGCATCGAGGCGACATCAGCGCTGGCAGTGGCATGAATGCCGTCGGCAATTTTGACCAAGATGATGAAGCAGAGATTGTGCTGGTTGCTTCTGGCCAAGTGTATTTGCTGGACAGTAACGGCACCACCATTTGGGGGCCAGTCGCGATCCCTGGCGGCGGTATCGGCGGGCCTCCAACCGTTGCCGATTTCGACGGTGACGGCGAACCGGAGATTGGTGTAGCCGGTTACAGCCGATATGTCGTTTTTGAGACGGATGGCAGTATCAAATGGACCGCGCCCGTTGAAGATTACAGCTCCAATCGTACCGGTTCATCGGTGTTTGATTTTGAGGGCGATGGTAGGGCTGAGGTGTTGTATGCCGATGAAAAATTTTTCCGGGTGTATGACGGTGAAACGGGACTGGTGCGATACCAATTAGCCAATACCTCGGGAACAACGTTGGAATATCCCTTGGTCGTCGATATCGATAACGATAACCAAGCAGAAATTGTCCTTCCTTCCAATGAAAGCAACACCCGTGGAATTCGTGTGTTGGAATCCGCAAGTGGGAGCTGGGTGCCCACTCGCGACCTATGGAATCAACATGCTTACGCCATTACCAACATCAATGATGATGGTTCCATACCCCGGGTGCCGGAACGCAGTTGGCTGCGACACAACACCTTCCGCTTAAACGCGTTTCTAGATCGCCCAGCCAGAGCGTTGGCCGATTTGCATGTTGGCAATCTGCAATTGCTGAAAGCGGGGCAGTATTACCAAGTGGAGGCCACGGTTCGCAATCGAGGAACCAAACCTTCATCGGCGAGTACCGTGGTATTTCGCATGGATGAAGGGCTTCCTGCGGTGCTGGAAGTGTCCAGTGCGCCAATTCCGGGGCTCAATGCTGGCGAATCGATTCAAGTGAAAAGTCGATTGCTGACGGCACAAGAGCTAAAAGCCTATGTAATGGTGCAGGTTGATGAAGCGCAGTTAGTGGCAGAGTGTGCAGAAAACAACAATACGGCGGGGGCGGCGTTGTTCCACATTCACGCTACGGATCCGGGCCAGCTAAGCGACCAGCAAGTCTTTCTGGTGCGCGTGATGCAAGACAATCGGGCCCCAGCATTTGTCAGTACGCCACCACTCCAAGCACAAGCCTTGACGCATTATCGCTACAAGCCCGAAGTGCATGACGACAACGCTGGTGACAGTTTGGTGTTTACGTTGAAGCAAGCACCTAATGGCATGCGCATCAACCGCGAAACTGGTGAACTGCGTTGGACGCCTACGAATGCGGATGTCGGGCAGCATGAAGTAGAGTTGGAAGCAAAAGACTTGACCGGTGCTACCGCGTTACAGCGGTTTTCGATGATGGTGTCGAGCTATGTTGGCCCAAATCGCGAGCCTGTCATTTTGTCTGCACCGCTGACAGAAGCTCGTGTAAACACCGCGTATGAATACCAACTCCAAGCCTGGGACGAAGATGGTGATGCGTTAACGTATGTATTTGGTGTAGTACCCGCCGGGATGACCATTACTGATAGCGGGAAAATCCAGTGGATACCTTCATTACCGCAACTCGGCGATAACGCTGTGGCCGTGGCGGTTGGTGACAGCAAAGGCGGGGTTGCAGTGCAAACCTTTGTGGTGAACGTGTCTGGTGATCTGACTAATCGGGCGCCGGTGATTTCTCCTGCCAGTTACCGCGCCGCTCGGGTAAACGAAGCCTGGCAGTATCAAGTGCAGGCCGCCGACCCAGATGGCGATGCGCTGTACTTTTCGTTAAGCCAGGCTCCATCCGGAATGTTTATCGACAATAGCGGGCTGCTGCAGTGGACACCGTCTTCGAGCGCGGTGGGGGACCACAGCATTGTGTTGCGGGTAACCGATGGCAAAGGTGGGCAAGCAACCACATCATTCGTCTTGCCGGTGTCACAAACCGTAAACCTGGGCAACCAACCTCCGGCAATCACCAGCACCCCAAGTCAGTTGATTGATCAGGGCAATAGTTATCAATACCAACTGATGGCAACCGATAGCGATGGTGATTTACTCAGCTATCAGTTGCTACAAGCACCGGAAGGCATGCATATCGACGCCAACGGTTTAATTCAGTGGACGCCACAAGTGGGCCAAATAGGCGAAGTGATGGTGCGTGTGCAGGTCACCGATGGTCGTGGTGGCATCGTTACCCAAACCTTCAATATTGTGGTGCGCGATCCGCAGGCAGCAAACAATGCGCCGGTCATTCACAGTGCGCCGAAAACCTCAGTCAAAATTGGCCAGAGTTATCAGTACGTGGTCAGCGCTAGCGACCCGGATGGCGATAATCTCGTGTATTCGTTGGGTAACGTGCCAGCAGGCATGAGCATCAATGAAGCAACAGGTGTCATCACCTGGACACCACAGAACAATCAAGTCGGCATTCATCGCATTGTGGTGAACGTCGCCGATGGCAAGGGCGGTCAAACCGAGCAACGGTTTGATTTGTACGCCACCGCCGTGGCAGCGGCCAACCGTCGTCGCTGCCGTTGA
- the argH gene encoding argininosuccinate lyase, giving the protein MSTLWGGRFEQVTDNELFRQFNDSLPFDYRLAEQDVQTSVAWASALHRAGVLTQEEMSRLHGALRQLLRIIHDNPAEILGSGEEDIHSWVESELVKRVGDLGKKLHTGRSRNDQVATDLRLWVETACVQLLAESRSVQRALLQLADDHVDTVFPGYTHLQRAQPLRFAHWCLAYVEMLERDVTRIESVIAHSDQCPLGSGALAGTAYAIDRHKLAKTLGFKEPTRNSLDAVSDRDYVLELLSALSIQMMHLSRMAEDLIFYASGEAGFVQLSDEVTTGSSLMPQKKNPDALELIRGKTGRVYGSMISLFTTLKALPLAYNKDMQEDKEALFAAVESASLCLRMTEKSVLAISVDKERAKVAAQRGYSNATELADYLVGKQVPFREAHHIAGRAVLFAADKKKALEELSLEELQQFHPMIGSDIYPMLALDSCLEKRDVFGGVSRRRVVEALSQAKMRVNGLSLSEQLEVRDATVHDVPEIIALVNHWAKEGENLPRSRADLISHLQDFVVAKKDGKVVGCAALFIYNEDIAEIRSLGIWPQYQGLGQGRAMVAYLCERAKQLGLKRVLSLTRVPDFFAKLGFVRDQRDNLPDKVLKDCQFCPKLQACDEHALIFYPEAVNS; this is encoded by the coding sequence ATGTCGACACTCTGGGGTGGACGTTTCGAGCAGGTCACCGATAACGAATTGTTTCGTCAGTTCAATGATTCCCTGCCATTTGATTACCGCTTGGCTGAACAGGATGTGCAAACATCGGTCGCTTGGGCCAGCGCCTTGCATCGCGCCGGCGTGCTGACACAAGAAGAGATGTCACGCCTGCACGGCGCACTGCGTCAGCTGTTGCGAATTATCCACGACAATCCAGCGGAAATTTTGGGTTCCGGTGAAGAGGATATTCATTCCTGGGTGGAGTCCGAGCTCGTCAAACGTGTTGGCGACTTGGGTAAAAAATTACACACCGGCCGCAGCCGTAACGATCAGGTCGCGACCGATTTGCGACTGTGGGTGGAAACGGCTTGCGTGCAACTATTGGCCGAGAGCCGCAGTGTGCAGCGCGCGTTATTGCAGCTGGCTGATGATCATGTCGATACCGTATTCCCTGGTTACACGCATTTACAGCGCGCCCAGCCGCTGCGTTTCGCCCATTGGTGTCTGGCCTATGTCGAAATGCTGGAACGAGATGTAACGCGCATTGAAAGCGTAATCGCGCATTCTGATCAATGTCCGCTGGGTTCCGGTGCGTTAGCAGGCACCGCGTACGCCATCGATCGACATAAATTGGCGAAAACGCTAGGCTTTAAAGAGCCGACCAGAAATTCGCTTGATGCGGTTTCCGATCGCGATTACGTACTGGAGTTGCTGTCAGCGCTTTCTATTCAAATGATGCATCTGTCGCGAATGGCCGAAGATCTGATTTTCTACGCCAGCGGCGAAGCCGGCTTTGTGCAACTCAGCGATGAAGTGACCACCGGTTCGTCATTGATGCCGCAAAAGAAAAACCCGGATGCACTGGAATTGATTCGTGGCAAAACCGGCCGTGTATATGGTTCTATGATTTCGTTGTTTACGACTTTGAAAGCCTTGCCGCTCGCTTACAACAAGGACATGCAGGAAGACAAAGAGGCGTTGTTTGCTGCCGTTGAGAGCGCCAGCCTGTGTTTGCGCATGACCGAGAAATCGGTACTGGCGATCAGCGTTGACAAGGAGCGGGCGAAAGTTGCCGCGCAACGCGGTTACTCGAACGCTACGGAACTAGCCGACTATTTGGTCGGCAAACAGGTGCCTTTTAGAGAAGCGCACCATATTGCCGGTCGCGCTGTGTTGTTTGCCGCGGACAAAAAGAAAGCACTGGAAGAATTGTCGCTGGAGGAGTTGCAGCAGTTCCATCCAATGATCGGCAGCGATATTTACCCGATGTTGGCACTCGACTCCTGTCTGGAAAAACGCGATGTCTTTGGCGGTGTTTCTCGTCGTCGTGTGGTTGAAGCATTGTCGCAAGCAAAAATGCGTGTCAACGGCTTGAGCCTGAGCGAGCAACTGGAAGTGCGTGATGCGACAGTACACGATGTGCCGGAAATCATTGCGTTGGTCAATCACTGGGCCAAAGAAGGCGAGAACCTGCCACGCTCGCGTGCGGATTTGATTTCGCATCTGCAAGATTTTGTTGTGGCGAAAAAAGACGGCAAAGTCGTCGGCTGCGCAGCGCTGTTTATCTATAACGAAGATATCGCTGAAATCCGCAGCCTTGGTATTTGGCCGCAGTACCAAGGCTTGGGGCAGGGGCGGGCGATGGTGGCCTATCTTTGCGAGCGGGCCAAGCAGCTTGGCTTGAAACGGGTGCTGTCATTGACCCGGGTACCGGATTTCTTCGCCAAGCTCGGTTTTGTCCGCGACCAGCGCGACAACCTGCCGGACAAAGTCCTGAAAGACTGCCAGTTCTGCCCCAAACTGCAGGCCTGCGACGAGCATGCGTTGATTTTTTATCCAGAGGCGGTCAATTCCTGA
- a CDS encoding argininosuccinate synthase has translation MKNQQFKKVVLAYSGGLDTSAIVPWLKENYECEVVCFVGDIGQSLDDLKGVEKKAIASGASGCHVVNLQEVFAREAIYPLMKAGCLYEGRYLLGTSMARPILARAQVEVARAVGADALSHGCTGKGNDQVRFETVFAGLAPDLPVIAPWRIWSMRSREELLAYLAERDIPCSASATKIYSRDENAFHLSTEGGELESPWNAPTHNVWEWTKNIEETPNTPTNVTLDIEQGEVRAVNGETMTPMQVVKTLNELGVQHGVGRIDIIENRLVGMKSRGCYETPGGTILFNAIRGLEELVFDRDSFKLRQQLALDLAEKVYDGKWFVPATRAILAAVDSLAQTLNGKVVVQLFKGQATVIQRQSINSLYSESFATFGKDEVYQQAHAEGFIRLYSLPSRIRALKATGQA, from the coding sequence ATGAAAAATCAGCAATTCAAAAAAGTGGTATTGGCGTATTCCGGTGGTCTGGATACCTCGGCGATTGTGCCGTGGTTGAAGGAGAACTACGAGTGTGAAGTGGTCTGTTTTGTTGGCGATATCGGCCAATCTCTCGATGATCTGAAAGGCGTAGAGAAAAAAGCTATCGCCAGCGGTGCCAGCGGCTGTCATGTCGTCAATCTGCAAGAGGTATTTGCCCGCGAAGCCATTTACCCGTTGATGAAAGCTGGCTGCCTGTACGAAGGCCGTTATCTGCTCGGCACCTCGATGGCGCGGCCGATTCTGGCGCGTGCCCAGGTGGAAGTGGCGCGCGCGGTTGGTGCTGATGCACTATCGCATGGCTGCACCGGCAAAGGTAACGATCAGGTGCGATTTGAAACGGTGTTTGCCGGTTTGGCACCAGATCTACCCGTGATTGCGCCATGGCGGATTTGGTCGATGCGTTCGCGTGAGGAATTGCTGGCGTATTTGGCCGAGCGCGATATTCCTTGCTCAGCCAGTGCCACGAAAATTTACAGCCGAGATGAAAACGCCTTTCACCTGTCCACTGAAGGTGGTGAGCTGGAAAGCCCGTGGAATGCGCCGACCCACAATGTTTGGGAATGGACCAAAAACATTGAGGAAACGCCGAATACGCCAACCAATGTCACACTGGATATCGAGCAGGGCGAAGTAAGAGCGGTCAACGGTGAAACGATGACGCCGATGCAGGTGGTCAAAACCTTGAACGAACTCGGAGTGCAGCATGGTGTTGGCCGTATCGACATCATCGAGAATCGCCTGGTCGGTATGAAGTCGCGCGGCTGTTACGAAACGCCTGGCGGTACCATTTTGTTTAACGCGATTCGCGGTTTGGAAGAACTGGTTTTTGATCGCGACTCGTTCAAGCTGCGTCAGCAACTGGCGCTGGACTTGGCCGAAAAAGTCTACGACGGCAAATGGTTTGTGCCGGCAACGCGGGCGATTCTGGCAGCAGTAGACAGTCTTGCTCAGACCTTGAACGGTAAAGTGGTAGTTCAGCTGTTCAAAGGCCAGGCGACCGTGATTCAGCGTCAGTCGATCAACTCGTTGTATTCCGAATCGTTCGCGACATTTGGCAAGGATGAGGTGTATCAGCAAGCCCATGCCGAAGGCTTTATCCGTTTGTACAGTTTGCCGTCACGCATCCGAGCCTTGAAAGCTACCGGGCAAGCCTGA
- the argF gene encoding ornithine carbamoyltransferase: MQKDYLTGLEFSPAQTEGLLDLALLAKQQPEKFQHALSGKSIVMLFEKPSLRTRMSFEVGIQRLGGQAIYLDHKDERIGVRESIADYARNFSVWVHGIIARVFAHQTLTELAKNARVPVVNALCEKLHPCQALADYLSLKETYGNLKGLKLAYVGDGNNVSHSLLLVGAMLGVNVTVLTPQKYACKAEWLDKAQTLAAQTGATVRLIHQPNQLGQQDVLYTDTWVSMGESKSASELERVLKPYQLNETMVAETGAGHVMHCQPAHRDVEITSALFDSNICLAMRQAENRLHAQNALLLNLFNAA; encoded by the coding sequence ATGCAAAAAGATTACTTGACCGGGCTGGAGTTCTCTCCGGCTCAAACCGAAGGCTTGCTCGATTTGGCGTTATTGGCCAAACAACAGCCAGAAAAATTTCAACACGCGCTGTCCGGCAAAAGCATTGTCATGCTGTTTGAAAAGCCGAGTTTGCGTACCCGGATGAGTTTCGAAGTGGGTATTCAACGGCTCGGTGGCCAGGCCATTTATCTTGACCACAAAGACGAACGCATCGGTGTCCGTGAATCGATTGCCGATTACGCGCGCAATTTCAGTGTTTGGGTGCACGGCATCATCGCCCGGGTATTTGCCCATCAAACCTTGACCGAGTTGGCGAAAAATGCGCGGGTACCGGTGGTCAATGCCTTGTGCGAAAAACTGCATCCCTGCCAGGCGCTGGCGGATTATCTGTCGTTGAAAGAAACCTATGGCAATCTGAAAGGTTTGAAGCTCGCCTATGTCGGAGACGGCAACAATGTTTCGCATTCGTTGTTGCTGGTCGGCGCGATGCTGGGTGTCAACGTCACGGTGCTGACACCGCAGAAATATGCCTGCAAAGCCGAATGGCTGGATAAAGCACAAACGCTCGCGGCGCAAACCGGTGCCACCGTTCGCTTGATTCATCAACCGAACCAGCTAGGTCAGCAGGACGTGCTGTACACCGACACCTGGGTGTCGATGGGCGAGAGCAAGTCGGCCAGTGAACTGGAGCGGGTATTGAAGCCTTATCAATTGAACGAAACGATGGTCGCGGAAACCGGCGCGGGTCATGTCATGCACTGCCAGCCAGCGCATCGAGATGTCGAAATCACTTCAGCGCTGTTCGACAGCAATATTTGCCTGGCGATGCGCCAGGCGGAAAACCGTTTGCATGCGCAGAACGCGCTTCTGCTGAACCTGTTCAATGCGGCTTAA
- the argB gene encoding acetylglutamate kinase, producing MNPVVVKLSGGAIEDPIVIANLMPALQELAAKQPLILVHGGGKQVDAHFAHWQYPVEKKNGLRVSPAEHMPLITAVLAGQVNKQLLSAAKVVGMNAVGVSLADGDSAVCSPHPDASLGAVGIVDPGKGKMMQALLGAGFVPIVASIALDQQSQLRNVNADDAAVCLAALTKAQDLLLLSDVSGVRDAEGKTHASMTKAQIQQEIANGVIQGGMIAKVMAAMQAAAQLGKHVTIASYLQPDAIRRYAHGQDIGTHILAV from the coding sequence ATGAATCCGGTGGTCGTGAAACTAAGCGGCGGTGCAATCGAAGATCCGATCGTCATTGCCAATCTGATGCCGGCGTTGCAGGAGCTGGCGGCCAAACAACCGCTGATCCTGGTGCACGGTGGCGGCAAACAAGTTGATGCCCATTTTGCCCACTGGCAGTACCCGGTCGAAAAGAAAAATGGCCTGCGGGTAAGCCCGGCAGAACATATGCCGCTGATCACGGCCGTGCTCGCGGGTCAGGTCAACAAACAATTATTGTCAGCGGCAAAAGTTGTCGGCATGAATGCTGTCGGTGTGTCGCTGGCCGATGGTGACAGTGCCGTCTGTTCACCACATCCGGATGCCAGCCTCGGTGCCGTAGGCATTGTGGATCCGGGTAAAGGCAAAATGATGCAAGCGTTATTAGGCGCAGGCTTTGTGCCGATTGTTGCCAGCATCGCGCTCGATCAGCAATCGCAGCTTCGTAACGTCAACGCCGATGATGCTGCGGTATGTTTGGCCGCACTGACCAAGGCTCAGGATTTACTTTTACTTAGCGATGTTTCCGGCGTGCGTGACGCCGAAGGCAAAACACATGCATCAATGACCAAGGCGCAAATTCAACAGGAGATCGCCAACGGCGTGATCCAGGGCGGGATGATTGCCAAAGTCATGGCTGCGATGCAGGCCGCCGCACAACTCGGTAAACACGTCACCATAGCCAGTTATCTCCAACCGGATGCCATCCGACGATATGCACATGGACAGGATATCGGCACCCACATTCTCGCGGTGTAA
- the argC gene encoding N-acetyl-gamma-glutamyl-phosphate reductase, which produces MLNVAVLGASGYVGAELTQILAAHPQVSGLQLFHSGEQPGQFPFHHFQARSRGQVAAPVEPFSPEKLSDFTDVVFLCTPHEFAADHTPELLKKAKVVIDLSAGFRFSDASIYQQYYGFTHPNPDLLGKAVYGLPELNADGLNNATLIGCAGCYVTAASLAIAPLSKNGLLKSGTLPIISATSGVSGAGRKAQVSTHFCEVSLTPYGVQNHRHQPEIEKNVGVPVVFQPHLGNYKRGILASVYLFTNNGVTATDIDQALNKAYENQPMVRLLGAGQYPAVQHVENTPFCDLGWRFDEARGQLTVFSALDNLLKGAASQAVQCFNIRFGFDMRTGLLPLEHA; this is translated from the coding sequence ATGTTGAATGTAGCCGTGTTGGGCGCCAGTGGATATGTTGGCGCCGAACTGACGCAAATTCTGGCCGCACATCCGCAAGTAAGTGGATTGCAATTGTTCCATTCCGGCGAACAGCCCGGCCAGTTTCCTTTCCATCATTTTCAGGCGCGCAGCCGCGGTCAGGTGGCAGCGCCGGTCGAGCCATTTTCGCCGGAAAAGCTTAGCGATTTCACCGATGTCGTGTTTCTTTGCACGCCGCATGAATTCGCTGCCGATCACACGCCCGAGTTATTGAAGAAAGCGAAAGTCGTTATCGATCTGTCGGCCGGTTTTCGTTTCTCTGATGCCAGTATCTATCAACAATATTACGGTTTTACCCATCCGAATCCCGATTTGCTCGGCAAAGCTGTTTACGGTTTGCCAGAGCTGAATGCCGATGGGCTGAATAATGCCACTTTGATTGGTTGCGCCGGTTGCTACGTTACCGCCGCCAGTCTTGCTATTGCGCCGCTGAGCAAGAACGGTTTGTTAAAAAGCGGTACGTTGCCGATCATCAGCGCCACCAGCGGCGTCAGCGGTGCTGGCCGCAAAGCGCAGGTGTCCACGCATTTCTGCGAAGTGTCATTGACGCCTTATGGTGTGCAGAATCATCGCCATCAACCGGAAATCGAAAAGAACGTGGGTGTGCCAGTGGTGTTCCAACCACATCTTGGCAACTACAAGCGCGGCATTCTGGCCAGTGTTTATTTGTTTACCAACAACGGCGTGACCGCGACCGATATCGATCAAGCGCTGAATAAGGCTTACGAAAATCAGCCGATGGTTCGTTTGCTCGGCGCTGGTCAGTATCCGGCTGTGCAACACGTCGAGAACACACCGTTCTGCGATCTGGGCTGGCGCTTTGATGAAGCACGCGGTCAGCTGACGGTATTTTCAGCGCTCGACAATTTGCTGAAAGGCGCCGCTTCGCAAGCCGTGCAGTGTTTCAATATCCGTTTCGGTTTTGATATGCGCACCGGCCTATTGCCACTGGAGCACGCCTGA
- the argR gene encoding arginine repressor, whose translation MTVRKPEPVPVGKQGRQQIICELIVTHEVHSQEQLVELLSEKGIETTQTTLSRDLTELKVFKGPNGYTLPQSELSVPPTTSELKRFLETLLVSIDQASNLVVLKTRPGRAQILGYELDRGGIPLVVGTLAGDDTLFIATRSEQDAHQLIEELQELAGVKR comes from the coding sequence ATGACCGTTCGCAAACCAGAACCGGTGCCCGTGGGTAAGCAGGGTCGCCAACAGATTATTTGTGAACTGATTGTCACACATGAGGTGCATAGTCAGGAGCAATTGGTCGAATTGCTGTCTGAAAAAGGCATCGAAACAACACAGACGACGTTGTCGCGTGACTTGACTGAACTGAAGGTGTTCAAAGGCCCGAATGGCTACACCTTACCGCAGTCAGAATTGTCAGTACCGCCGACCACGTCGGAGTTGAAACGGTTTTTGGAAACGCTGCTGGTTTCCATTGATCAGGCGTCGAACCTGGTGGTGTTGAAAACTCGCCCAGGTCGCGCGCAAATTTTGGGATACGAACTCGATCGCGGTGGTATCCCGTTGGTGGTGGGCACATTGGCCGGTGACGATACCTTGTTTATCGCCACTCGCTCGGAGCAGGACGCCCACCAGTTGATTGAAGAACTGCAAGAATTGGCAGGCGTCAAACGCTAA